The Micromonospora sp. NBC_00421 DNA window ACCCGTTGCCGCTGCCCGACCTGACCACCCTCGACGACGCCATCGGCGACGCCGAGTGGGTGCTGCACGCCGCCAGCCAGGATCTGGCCTGCCTGGCCGAGGTGGGGTTGCGTCCGCGCCGGCTGTTCGACACCGAGCTGGCCGCCCGGCTTGCCGGTTTCGAGCGGGTCGGCCTGGCCGCGCTGACCGAGCAACTGCTCGGTTACACCCTGGAGAAGCACCACTCGGCGGCGGACTGGTCCACCCGGCCGCTGCCCGAGTCCTGGCTGACGTACGCCGCGCTGGACGTCGAGATGCTCGTCGACCTGCGTGACGCGCTGGACGCGGAGCTGACCTCGCAGGGCAAGTCGCCGTGGGCGGCGGAGGAGTTCGCCGCGCTGATCACCTGGGCCACCCGGCCGCCCCGGGTCCGGGCGGAGCCCTGGCGGCGGACCTCCGGCATCCACCGGGTTCGCGGGGCGCGGGCGCAGGCCCGGGTCCGGGCGCTGTGGTACGCGCGGGACCAGATCGCCGTCCGCCGGGACGCCGCTCCCGGTCGGGTGCTGCCCGACTCGGCGATCATCGCCGCCGCCGAGCTGGACCCGAAGGACGAGAAGACGCTGCTGACCCTGCCCGGATTCGGGGGCCGGTCGGTGCGCCGGCTGGCCCGCACCTGGCTGGTCGCGCTCGACGAGGCCCGCCTGTTGGCAGAGGACGCACTGCCGGTCACCCCGACGGTGGAGGGACCGCCCCCGCCGCACCGGTGGGCCGAGCGGGATCCGGTGGCCGCCGGCCGGTTGGCCCGCTGCCGTGAGGTGGTGGTACGGGTCGCCGGTGAGCACCGGCTCCCCCCGGAGAACCTGATCACCCCCGACTCGGTCCGCCGGCTGGCCTGGCAGCCTCCCGACGAGATCACCGTGGACACCGTCGCGACGACCCTGCGCGGTTACGGCGCCCGGGAATGGCAGCTCACCCTCCTGCTCCCCGCGCTCGCCGAGGCGCTGCTGCCCGTCGCCCGGCCCTGATCCCGGCACCCGCCACGAACGGAGGTGGGCCCGCTTCCCGGGTGGGCCCGGGGCAGCGGTACCGCCGCAGGTGCCCCGGAACTTCCTACTCAGGTAGCAGGTCACCTGCCGTCCTGCGCCAGATGTCCCGGCCGTCCGGTTCGCGCAGGCTGGTCCGGTGCCCCCGGGTGACGCCGTACGGATCCTCTCCGGACACCCGTCGGGTGCGGAAAGGCAGCAGAACGTGGATCCCCACGACGCCACCGGGCGGCTCGCCACCCGATCCCGCCCGACCGGTCCCCGTACCATCCGTCCCGGCCGGCTCGCGGCGGCCCTGGCGGCGCTGGCCGTCACGGCGACGGTCGCCGGCTGCGGCGCCGACGCGGCCCGGACCACCCCGCCCCCGCCCGTCGCCGTCCCGGCCGCCCCCGGCGCGCCGGCCGATCCGGCGGCGCTGACCGCCCGGGACCTCGACGCCTGGCTGGACGGCCTGCTCCCGGCCGCGCTGGACCGGACCGGCATCGCCGGGGCCACCGTCGCCGTGGTACGCGACGGGCGGATCCTCACCGCCCGGGGCTACGGTCACGCCGACACGGGCACCGGCGCGGGTGGTTCCGCGGTGCCCGTCGACCCCGAGCGCCATCTGTTCCGGGTGGGGTCGGTGTCGAAGCTGCTCACCGCCACAGCGGTCCTGCAACTCGTGGAGAGCGGTGCCGTCGACCTGGACGCCGACGTCCAGAGCTACCTCGACTTCACCCTGCCCCGCAAGTACGACCGGCCGGTCACCCTGCGCCATCTGCTGACCCACACCGCCGGGTTCGAGGAGCGGATCGCCGGTCTGATCGGCCCGGAGGGCAGCCGGACCGACCTGCGTCGGGCCATGGTGACCGACCCGCCCGAGCAGATCTACCGGCCCGGCACCGTCCCCGCCTACTCCAACTACGGCAACGGCCTGGCCGGATACGTCGTCGAGCGGGTGACCGGCACCCGCTTCGAGGACTACGTCGCGCGCAACGTGCTGGCCCGCGCCGGCATGACGTCGTCGACCTTCGACCAGCCGCTGCCGGGGCCGCTGCGGGACCGGATGGCGAAGGGGTACGACACCGCCTCGGCGCCGGCCCAGCCGTTCGAGATCGTCAACCCGGCCCCGGCCGGTGCGCTCACCGCCCCGGCCACGGACATGGCCCGTTTCATGCTCGCCCAGTTGGGCGAGCCGATGGGCGGCCAGCCCCTGCTGAACCGGGCCACGCTCGCCCTCATGCAGCGGCC harbors:
- a CDS encoding ribonuclease D translates to MTDEPPLRRRAAESRTADVPPPAVAEPADPGTEQPIGGPVPLTAPRDGTPQPVATPAELDEVVARFAAGTGPVALDAERASGYRYSQRAYLVQLRRAGAGTTLIDPLPLPDLTTLDDAIGDAEWVLHAASQDLACLAEVGLRPRRLFDTELAARLAGFERVGLAALTEQLLGYTLEKHHSAADWSTRPLPESWLTYAALDVEMLVDLRDALDAELTSQGKSPWAAEEFAALITWATRPPRVRAEPWRRTSGIHRVRGARAQARVRALWYARDQIAVRRDAAPGRVLPDSAIIAAAELDPKDEKTLLTLPGFGGRSVRRLARTWLVALDEARLLAEDALPVTPTVEGPPPPHRWAERDPVAAGRLARCREVVVRVAGEHRLPPENLITPDSVRRLAWQPPDEITVDTVATTLRGYGAREWQLTLLLPALAEALLPVARP